A stretch of Caballeronia sp. SL2Y3 DNA encodes these proteins:
- a CDS encoding DUF1839 family protein has product MNARSPAEALTGADDEASRHALHRGERVWLETNCYVDLWIELLHHFGCDPHAALGFTVTQAFEGDQFTFPKFSLDDIGRLYGLQAQELAIYDTLEAHVCEQTKRGHVVVAEVDAHYLPDTRATAYRQTHSKTTIAIDSIDARAKRLTYFHNAGYFALSGEDYDGVFRLMPDLASDVLALFPYVEFVKRARAPLEGEALVQRSLELLKLRLVDRPGVNPITQWRTEFPEHLQRLLERDVAYYHLYTFNVMRQLGSNFELLSKYLAWLNSNGVNVPEDIRSNAQAIASEAMVMQFRLARARMRSRPDPCSDCLDSLEAAYEKVIEPLASLLL; this is encoded by the coding sequence ATGAACGCGCGCTCGCCTGCAGAAGCGTTGACTGGCGCGGACGACGAAGCAAGCCGCCATGCCTTGCATCGCGGCGAGCGCGTCTGGCTCGAAACCAATTGCTATGTCGATTTGTGGATCGAGCTACTGCATCACTTCGGCTGCGATCCGCATGCGGCGCTCGGCTTCACGGTGACGCAAGCGTTCGAGGGAGACCAGTTCACGTTCCCCAAGTTTTCTCTCGACGATATCGGCAGGCTCTACGGCCTGCAGGCGCAAGAACTGGCTATCTACGATACGCTCGAAGCACACGTCTGCGAACAGACGAAACGCGGGCATGTGGTGGTCGCCGAAGTCGACGCGCATTATCTGCCGGATACGCGCGCCACTGCTTATCGCCAGACGCACTCGAAGACGACCATCGCAATCGACTCGATCGACGCTCGAGCAAAGCGCCTCACGTATTTCCATAACGCAGGCTATTTCGCGCTATCGGGCGAGGACTATGACGGCGTCTTCCGATTAATGCCGGATCTCGCGAGCGATGTGCTTGCGTTATTTCCATACGTCGAATTCGTGAAGCGCGCGAGGGCGCCGCTCGAGGGCGAAGCATTGGTGCAACGCTCGCTCGAACTACTCAAGCTGCGTCTCGTAGATCGGCCGGGCGTGAATCCCATCACGCAATGGCGCACGGAATTCCCAGAGCATTTGCAGAGACTCCTCGAACGCGACGTCGCCTATTACCATCTGTACACGTTCAACGTCATGCGTCAGCTAGGTTCGAATTTCGAATTGCTGTCGAAATATCTGGCCTGGCTGAATTCGAATGGCGTAAATGTTCCAGAGGACATCAGGAGCAACGCACAGGCCATTGCCAGCGAAGCCATGGTGATGCAGTTCCGGCTTGCGCGGGCACGTATGCGTTCGCGTCCGGACCCATGCAGCGACTGCCTGGACTCACTCGAAGCGGCGTACGAGAAGGTCATCGAGCCGCTCGCCTCGCTTCTTCTTTGA
- a CDS encoding acyl-CoA dehydrogenase family protein, with protein sequence MNAAAQEAEASQLAELDRSAGARSETELLEAARRVAAIAATHASAVDKEARFPAEAVAAMRDERLFSAMVPVIHGGDGLSLSGVARLCETLAQGCASAAMIYAMHQSQVICIVDHGANVQWQRDFLTRMVDEQLLLASATSEETIGGNMRTSACAVDLVDGAFTIEKLAPTISYGKYADCILVTARRHPDAPPSDQVLIVAPRETCTLEQRGTWDTLGMRGTCSEGHRLVARGTAEQILPVPFSKIADESMLPVSHTLWSSVWIGIASDAVNRAHQFFRNQARGKPGALPPSASRLAQAVTLIRMMQARLRESLAAVEASQRERVIRQASNADDIDAPLTASIGLASDLNMLKLSISQSAVHVVQETLMICGMAGYKNDTPFSVGRHLRDLHSAPLMISNDRIELNTANLLLAQRAATGDL encoded by the coding sequence ATGAACGCCGCCGCGCAGGAAGCCGAAGCGTCGCAATTGGCCGAACTCGATCGCAGCGCAGGCGCCCGTAGCGAGACTGAGTTGCTCGAAGCCGCGCGTCGCGTCGCCGCGATTGCAGCAACGCATGCGAGCGCCGTCGACAAAGAAGCGCGCTTTCCCGCAGAGGCCGTCGCCGCGATGCGTGACGAACGGCTTTTCTCCGCCATGGTTCCCGTGATTCATGGTGGCGACGGCCTCTCGCTCTCGGGCGTCGCTCGCCTGTGCGAAACGCTCGCGCAAGGCTGCGCGTCCGCCGCCATGATCTATGCAATGCATCAGAGCCAGGTGATCTGCATCGTCGATCACGGCGCGAATGTGCAATGGCAGCGCGATTTCCTGACGCGCATGGTGGACGAGCAATTGCTGCTCGCTTCCGCGACTTCCGAAGAGACCATCGGCGGCAATATGCGCACGAGCGCGTGCGCGGTGGATCTCGTCGATGGCGCGTTCACGATCGAGAAGCTCGCGCCGACGATCTCGTATGGCAAGTACGCCGACTGCATTCTGGTCACGGCACGCCGCCACCCCGACGCCCCGCCCTCCGATCAGGTACTGATCGTCGCGCCGCGCGAGACGTGTACGCTCGAACAGCGCGGCACATGGGACACGCTCGGCATGCGCGGCACATGCAGCGAGGGCCATCGCCTCGTCGCACGCGGGACCGCGGAGCAGATTCTGCCGGTACCGTTTTCGAAGATCGCCGACGAAAGCATGCTGCCCGTATCCCATACGCTGTGGTCGTCAGTATGGATCGGCATTGCATCGGATGCCGTGAACCGCGCGCATCAATTCTTTCGCAATCAGGCGCGTGGCAAGCCGGGCGCGTTGCCGCCCTCCGCGTCGCGGCTCGCACAAGCCGTCACGCTTATTCGCATGATGCAGGCGCGCTTGCGTGAATCGCTCGCGGCGGTCGAAGCGTCGCAGCGCGAACGCGTGATACGTCAGGCAAGCAATGCAGACGACATCGATGCGCCGCTCACCGCATCCATCGGTCTTGCATCGGACCTCAACATGCTCAAGCTCTCGATTTCACAATCGGCTGTGCATGTGGTGCAAGAGACGCTGATGATCTGTGGAATGGCAGGCTATAAAAACGACACGCCTTTCAGCGTGGGGCGGCATTTGCGCGACCTGCATTCCGCGCCGCTCATGATCAGCAACGACCGCATTGAATTGAACACGGCGAATCTGCTGCTCGCGCAGCGCGCCGCAACCGGGGATCTGTAA
- a CDS encoding glycoside hydrolase family 2 protein, translating into MNGSPLAPRRLDAGWQCASTPAGAYAAPTALDACIKWLDAQVPGTVASAHRAAGVDDEALAQPFALSDHWYRLTLHAQGKRRVRFNGLAAIAEVWIDERKLLESDSMFITHDIDYEFTGTTTLHLCFRSITSALAAKRGRARWRPRLAQPATLRNIRTTLLGHMPGWCPPVQPAGPWRPVELIGDSPESIDRVDLASRVDGGDGVVDVTVRFFHAQAPTDMRLRCGEASATLVWKDAHTVAGRVRVSQARLWWPHTHGQPARYGVQLVGASTGVVCLGEIGFRTIDVDRGTDKAGFRLVVNGVPIFARGACWTSADIVALDASREKLASIFDACRRAGLNIIRVSGTTLYESDTFYELADEYGILVWQDFAFANFDYPTDERFQCAVQQEAEQFLARTQRFASLAVLCGGSEVHQQAAMLGLPFDAYPQPLFTEQLPSIVAAMRPDVPYVVNSPSAAPGDTSSMPFGTRGGITHYYGVGAYQRSFDDVRRADVRFASECLAFANVPDNAALRLVPNASRPHEPRWKAGVPRDPGAAWDFDDVREHYMRTVYGVDVARLRYEDPERYLTLSRAVVADVMGAVFSEWRRKGSSCAGGIVWNLLDVRPGAGWGIIDVHGVPKSALHGLARVLQPVQVLVTDEGLDGLDIHLVNETAHDIRTRVVMSCLRDGAIKVAGGSCEITLPARGIERINSNALLGAFFDTTYAYRFGPRAHDATHVLLSDIATGEVLSEAFHFPDLGVADRRDPGLSVTVEKHAAGWCLDITTTRLARWVHVDDPNYYAEVDWFHLAPGSTRRVPLVARRPDVSTNPEGDVFALNGTAGASYRA; encoded by the coding sequence ATGAATGGCTCCCCGCTCGCGCCTCGCCGCCTGGACGCAGGGTGGCAATGCGCCAGCACGCCTGCCGGCGCATACGCGGCGCCGACGGCGCTCGACGCCTGCATCAAGTGGCTCGATGCGCAAGTGCCGGGCACGGTTGCTTCCGCGCATCGCGCAGCAGGCGTGGACGATGAAGCACTCGCCCAACCGTTCGCGCTCTCGGACCATTGGTATCGTCTGACGCTGCACGCACAAGGGAAACGACGCGTGCGCTTCAACGGACTCGCCGCGATAGCCGAGGTCTGGATCGACGAACGCAAGCTATTGGAGTCGGACTCGATGTTCATCACGCATGACATCGACTACGAGTTCACGGGAACGACTACCCTCCATCTTTGCTTCAGGTCTATTACGTCTGCGCTTGCGGCAAAACGCGGGAGAGCTCGCTGGCGTCCGAGGCTTGCGCAACCCGCGACGCTGCGCAACATACGTACGACCCTGCTCGGTCATATGCCCGGATGGTGTCCGCCGGTGCAACCTGCTGGACCTTGGCGCCCCGTGGAGTTGATCGGCGACTCGCCTGAATCCATTGATCGCGTCGATCTAGCTTCGCGTGTAGACGGCGGCGATGGCGTCGTCGATGTAACGGTGCGCTTCTTTCACGCGCAAGCACCTACTGATATGCGCCTGCGATGCGGCGAGGCGTCGGCCACGCTGGTCTGGAAAGATGCGCACACCGTGGCCGGTCGCGTGCGCGTGTCACAAGCGCGCTTATGGTGGCCTCATACGCATGGGCAACCTGCACGCTATGGCGTGCAACTCGTCGGGGCATCGACAGGCGTCGTCTGTTTGGGCGAGATCGGCTTTCGCACGATTGACGTGGACCGAGGCACGGATAAAGCCGGCTTTCGACTCGTCGTGAATGGCGTGCCGATCTTTGCGCGCGGGGCGTGCTGGACATCCGCCGATATCGTCGCACTCGATGCATCGCGAGAGAAGCTCGCGTCGATCTTCGACGCATGTCGTCGCGCGGGTCTGAACATCATTCGAGTGAGCGGCACCACGCTGTATGAGTCGGACACGTTCTACGAGCTTGCCGACGAATATGGCATTCTGGTCTGGCAAGACTTTGCCTTCGCCAATTTCGATTACCCGACTGACGAGCGCTTTCAGTGCGCCGTGCAGCAGGAAGCTGAGCAGTTCCTTGCGCGCACGCAGCGCTTTGCGTCGCTTGCCGTATTATGCGGCGGAAGCGAAGTGCATCAGCAGGCCGCCATGCTCGGGCTTCCGTTCGACGCCTATCCGCAACCGCTCTTCACGGAGCAATTGCCCTCGATCGTCGCAGCTATGCGTCCCGACGTGCCCTACGTTGTGAACTCACCGAGTGCCGCGCCCGGAGACACTTCGTCGATGCCTTTTGGAACACGTGGCGGCATCACGCACTACTACGGCGTCGGCGCATATCAGCGTTCCTTCGACGATGTGCGCCGTGCTGACGTGCGCTTCGCGAGCGAATGCCTTGCGTTTGCCAATGTTCCCGATAACGCGGCGTTGCGGCTAGTGCCGAACGCCTCGCGACCGCACGAGCCGCGTTGGAAAGCCGGCGTGCCGCGCGATCCGGGCGCTGCCTGGGACTTCGACGACGTGCGTGAGCACTACATGCGCACGGTGTACGGCGTGGACGTGGCGCGTTTGCGGTATGAAGACCCTGAGCGGTATCTCACCTTGTCGCGCGCCGTCGTCGCCGACGTGATGGGCGCAGTCTTTTCCGAATGGCGACGCAAAGGCTCGTCCTGTGCCGGTGGCATCGTGTGGAATCTTCTGGACGTGCGGCCCGGCGCGGGCTGGGGAATCATCGATGTCCACGGCGTTCCAAAGAGTGCTTTGCATGGACTGGCTCGCGTGCTTCAGCCGGTGCAAGTCCTCGTCACCGACGAAGGGCTCGACGGGCTCGATATTCATCTCGTGAACGAAACGGCGCACGACATTCGCACCCGTGTGGTAATGAGCTGCCTGCGCGATGGCGCGATCAAAGTGGCGGGCGGTTCGTGCGAGATCACGTTGCCCGCTCGCGGCATCGAGCGAATCAACTCGAATGCTCTTCTGGGTGCGTTCTTCGATACGACCTATGCTTATCGCTTCGGCCCTCGCGCTCACGACGCGACTCACGTTCTTCTAAGCGACATCGCCACGGGCGAAGTATTGTCCGAGGCTTTCCACTTTCCCGACCTCGGCGTTGCGGATCGCCGTGATCCTGGCCTCAGCGTGACTGTCGAGAAGCATGCTGCGGGATGGTGCCTCGACATCACCACGACGCGACTCGCGCGCTGGGTACATGTCGACGATCCCAACTACTATGCGGAAGTCGATTGGTTTCATCTCGCGCCTGGTAGCACGCGACGAGTTCCGCTCGTCGCGCGTCGCCCGGACGTCTCTACTAATCCGGAAGGCGATGTCTTCGCATTGAACGGGACTGCGGGTGCGTCGTATAGAGCGTGA
- a CDS encoding ABC transporter permease, giving the protein MAIPVTYVARNLWARRLTTLLTASGLALVVFVFATVLMLDAGLKKTLVSTGERDNVVVIRKGAETEIQSSVDRAQANVMEMHPSVARNGDGQPLASKETVVLISLIKLGANTPANVVIRGVSPMGVELRPQVKLSAGRMFRRGSSEIIVGSNIAKGFAGTRIGDHLRFAQRDWTIVGHFDAGGSGFDSEIWGDVDQLMQSFRRTSYSSMVVRLVRSDALERFRTDIDTDPRLADEAKREQVFYGDQSKALSTFINILGFTLSIIFSIAAMIGAMITMYASVANRVAEIGTLRALGFKRFDVLLAFLLEALLLGLVGGMAGLCCASLMQFASFSTTNFQTFSDLSFRFMLTPAVVFQTVVFSLVMGIVGGFLPALRASKMNIVDALRAH; this is encoded by the coding sequence ATGGCCATTCCCGTCACCTACGTCGCACGCAACCTATGGGCGCGCCGTCTCACGACGCTTCTGACCGCTAGCGGCCTCGCGCTCGTCGTGTTCGTTTTTGCCACCGTGCTGATGCTGGACGCGGGCCTCAAAAAGACGCTCGTCTCCACGGGAGAGCGCGATAACGTGGTGGTGATCCGCAAGGGCGCGGAGACGGAGATACAGAGTTCCGTCGATCGCGCGCAAGCGAACGTGATGGAGATGCATCCGTCGGTCGCGAGGAATGGCGATGGTCAGCCTCTCGCTTCGAAGGAAACTGTCGTGCTGATCTCTCTCATCAAGCTCGGTGCGAATACGCCTGCCAACGTAGTGATACGCGGCGTTTCCCCGATGGGTGTCGAATTGCGCCCGCAGGTGAAGCTGTCGGCAGGGCGCATGTTCAGGCGTGGATCGTCGGAAATCATCGTGGGCAGCAATATCGCGAAGGGGTTCGCCGGTACACGCATCGGCGACCACTTGCGGTTTGCGCAACGCGACTGGACCATAGTCGGTCATTTCGATGCGGGCGGCAGCGGCTTCGACTCCGAGATATGGGGCGATGTCGATCAACTCATGCAGTCGTTTCGCCGAACCAGTTACTCGTCGATGGTCGTGCGCCTCGTTCGCAGCGACGCGCTAGAACGCTTCAGGACCGACATCGACACAGACCCGCGCCTCGCGGACGAAGCCAAGCGCGAGCAGGTCTTTTATGGCGATCAGTCGAAGGCGCTGTCGACGTTCATCAACATACTCGGCTTCACTCTCTCGATCATCTTCTCGATTGCAGCGATGATCGGGGCGATGATCACGATGTATGCGTCGGTCGCCAATCGCGTGGCCGAGATCGGGACCCTGCGTGCGCTCGGCTTCAAGCGGTTCGACGTTCTGCTCGCGTTCTTGCTGGAGGCGCTGTTGCTCGGCCTCGTGGGCGGCATGGCGGGCTTATGCTGCGCTTCCTTGATGCAGTTCGCCTCGTTCTCGACAACCAACTTCCAGACGTTTTCCGACCTGTCGTTCCGTTTCATGCTTACGCCTGCAGTGGTATTCCAGACTGTCGTCTTCTCGCTCGTCATGGGTATCGTAGGCGGCTTTCTGCCCGCGCTCAGGGCATCGAAAATGAATATCGTCGATGCGTTGAGAGCGCATTAA
- a CDS encoding TonB-dependent receptor produces MRSNSCTFIQERSLTLRARYKLAIGGALASMTAGAWAQAASAPDATSTANTELPTIVVVGTTPLVGVGTPLEKVPANVQTIKGSELQAQHTSTTSTMADYMQRNVTSVDTNDAQGNPSQTDILYRGFTASPLLGTPQGLSVFLDGVRVNEPFGDVVNWDLIPQAAIQTMQIIPGSNPTFGLNTLGGAVAVTTKNGRSNPGGNVDVSGGSWGRKAAQIEQGGAIGGHLDYYFTANITNDNGWAEHNASRLRQAFAKLRYTDADTTVSLSMGGADNTLNGSQTIPRSFLDNFRQAYTYPDTNENQLGYITINAEHYLSANVELSGNVYYRHYRNKNTSSNVNDDYNPGTGGGDDIYLVQATNQQSVVLTDSYGASLQLTVLNKLFGKDNQLVLGAAGDFANTHFTQATQPAEFTDTRATLGIGPFVPGTNARTRNENWGIYFENTFSFTEQWSMTLAGRYNWAKATIGDESGVQPLLDGNHTFSRFNPAIGFNWNPTPWLTAYATYNEGMRSPTAIELACADPNAPCSLPNDFIADPDLKPVISRTFEVGARGRIGSATTWSAAAYSTTLSDDIQFVSSQGASSTLGYFQNVGKTRRQGFELAGRTQWGPLGVGASYGYVDATYRSTWVEHSPSNSSADGSGNITVHSGDRIPGIPSNTVKLRVDYTPVSRWNVGSNLTYRSNIFARGDENNQDANGSVAGYFLIDFDTTYNVTKQLQIYATVKNLLNKRYASFAILGENAFNGPNHTFSGTDATSEQFLGVGAPRGVWVGLRYAWK; encoded by the coding sequence ATGAGGAGCAATTCCTGCACCTTTATTCAGGAGCGTTCGCTAACGCTCCGCGCGAGATATAAGTTGGCGATCGGCGGCGCGCTGGCGAGCATGACTGCGGGGGCATGGGCGCAAGCCGCGAGCGCGCCCGACGCGACGTCCACTGCGAACACAGAGTTGCCGACGATCGTAGTCGTTGGAACGACTCCGCTCGTGGGCGTCGGCACTCCGCTGGAGAAGGTGCCTGCTAATGTCCAAACCATCAAGGGCAGTGAACTTCAAGCGCAGCATACGTCCACCACGTCGACCATGGCGGATTACATGCAGAGAAATGTGACGAGCGTGGACACCAACGACGCACAGGGCAACCCTTCCCAAACCGACATTCTCTATCGCGGATTCACTGCTTCCCCTTTGCTGGGCACGCCACAGGGTTTGTCGGTCTTTCTCGATGGCGTGCGAGTGAATGAACCCTTCGGCGATGTGGTCAATTGGGATCTGATTCCGCAAGCGGCAATTCAGACGATGCAGATCATCCCGGGCTCGAACCCGACGTTCGGACTCAATACGCTCGGTGGCGCGGTGGCGGTCACGACGAAGAACGGCCGCAGTAATCCTGGGGGGAATGTCGATGTGAGCGGCGGATCGTGGGGAAGGAAGGCGGCGCAGATCGAACAGGGCGGTGCGATTGGCGGTCATCTCGACTATTACTTCACGGCCAACATCACGAATGACAACGGCTGGGCCGAGCACAATGCGAGCCGTTTGCGTCAGGCATTCGCAAAACTGCGCTATACCGATGCGGATACCACGGTGTCGCTGTCGATGGGCGGCGCCGACAATACGCTCAACGGATCTCAAACCATCCCCAGGTCGTTTCTCGACAACTTCCGTCAGGCGTACACCTATCCGGACACGAACGAGAACCAACTCGGTTATATCACGATCAATGCCGAGCACTATCTCTCGGCCAACGTGGAACTGAGTGGAAACGTCTATTACCGGCACTATCGCAACAAGAACACGAGCAGCAACGTCAATGACGACTACAACCCGGGGACGGGGGGCGGCGATGATATCTACCTCGTACAGGCGACCAACCAGCAATCCGTCGTACTGACTGACAGTTATGGCGCGAGCCTTCAACTTACCGTGCTGAACAAGCTATTCGGCAAGGACAACCAACTCGTTCTCGGAGCGGCAGGCGACTTCGCCAACACGCACTTCACCCAAGCGACGCAGCCGGCGGAATTTACGGACACTCGCGCGACGCTTGGCATAGGCCCGTTCGTTCCCGGCACGAACGCCAGGACACGCAACGAGAACTGGGGCATCTACTTCGAGAACACTTTCTCTTTCACCGAGCAATGGTCGATGACGCTGGCGGGTCGATATAACTGGGCCAAAGCGACTATCGGCGACGAAAGCGGCGTGCAGCCCTTGCTCGACGGAAATCACACGTTCTCGCGTTTCAACCCCGCGATTGGCTTCAACTGGAACCCGACGCCATGGCTTACCGCGTACGCCACGTACAACGAAGGCATGCGCTCGCCTACTGCTATCGAACTCGCTTGCGCGGACCCGAATGCACCTTGCTCTCTACCGAATGACTTCATTGCAGACCCGGACCTCAAGCCTGTGATCTCGCGTACATTCGAAGTCGGTGCTCGGGGCCGCATCGGCAGCGCGACGACCTGGAGCGCTGCGGCATACAGCACGACGCTGTCCGATGATATTCAGTTCGTCAGTAGCCAAGGCGCGTCGAGCACGCTCGGGTATTTCCAGAACGTGGGAAAGACGCGTCGCCAGGGCTTCGAACTCGCGGGGCGGACGCAATGGGGGCCTTTGGGTGTCGGCGCGAGCTATGGATATGTCGACGCGACCTATCGCTCGACGTGGGTCGAGCATAGCCCGAGCAACTCGAGCGCAGACGGTAGCGGCAACATTACCGTGCATTCGGGCGACCGCATTCCGGGCATCCCCTCTAATACCGTGAAGCTTCGTGTCGATTACACCCCGGTCTCACGATGGAATGTCGGTAGCAACCTGACTTACCGTAGCAATATCTTTGCGCGCGGGGACGAGAACAATCAGGACGCGAATGGCAGCGTCGCAGGCTACTTCTTGATTGACTTCGACACGACTTATAACGTGACGAAGCAATTGCAGATCTATGCAACCGTGAAAAATCTTTTGAACAAGCGCTATGCGAGCTTTGCCATTCTCGGAGAGAACGCTTTCAATGGACCTAACCATACATTCAGCGGAACCGATGCGACGAGTGAACAATTCCTGGGCGTAGGGGCGCCGCGTGGCGTTTGGGTAGGGCTTCGCTACGCGTGGAAGTAA
- a CDS encoding DUF2278 family protein, which yields MYGALVGRITDGKENPDGNSPHYEILVDAAGTPYRVAVNIRSVEGSEVLAYNSNHYTNDTKLGISGRMSGSHGFTPLATGKQGEGLDYLRDDLFPLDQMRPIAADGKGSTMSALLDGQIQRAKNDKQAVVLAVGDKFDDYATREPLAFSLGRGVHDIHMMQGNSGKFADDNRINGDGALFIRFAGGETFALFVRFATQTTKTDDNGNPVQPV from the coding sequence GTGTACGGCGCGCTCGTCGGACGCATTACCGATGGCAAAGAGAACCCTGACGGCAATTCACCGCATTACGAGATTCTCGTCGATGCGGCCGGTACCCCGTATCGCGTTGCAGTCAATATCCGTTCGGTGGAAGGCAGCGAAGTGCTCGCCTACAACAGCAACCATTACACGAACGATACGAAACTCGGCATATCCGGACGCATGTCGGGATCGCACGGTTTCACGCCGCTCGCCACAGGCAAGCAAGGTGAGGGACTCGACTATCTACGCGATGATCTCTTCCCGCTGGATCAGATGAGACCCATCGCGGCAGATGGTAAAGGCAGCACGATGTCCGCCCTTCTCGACGGACAGATACAGCGCGCGAAGAACGATAAGCAAGCGGTGGTGCTCGCCGTCGGTGACAAGTTCGACGACTATGCGACACGTGAGCCGCTCGCCTTCTCGCTTGGCCGCGGCGTACACGATATTCATATGATGCAGGGCAACTCAGGCAAATTCGCGGACGATAATCGCATCAACGGTGACGGCGCGCTTTTCATTCGCTTCGCAGGCGGCGAGACGTTTGCCCTTTTCGTCCGCTTTGCAACGCAGACGACTAAGACCGATGACAACGGCAATCCCGTGCAGCCGGTTTAA
- a CDS encoding acyl carrier protein produces the protein MKTELRRILSETARLDVPIETLSDSDDLYAAGLSSLATVHVMLAIEDEFGVEIPDHMLTRRLFSSVDSLAAAVEELRRQQAAA, from the coding sequence ATGAAAACTGAATTGCGCCGCATCCTTTCCGAAACCGCACGCCTCGACGTGCCCATCGAAACCCTTTCCGACAGCGACGATCTCTATGCCGCCGGCCTTTCGTCGCTTGCCACGGTTCACGTGATGCTTGCGATCGAAGATGAGTTCGGCGTCGAGATCCCTGACCACATGCTTACGCGCCGGCTCTTTTCCAGCGTGGATTCGCTTGCGGCCGCCGTGGAGGAACTTCGTCGTCAGCAGGCGGCAGCATGA
- a CDS encoding amino acid--[acyl-carrier-protein] ligase translates to MNMPTEQAALVPAEATAQTQSNATQTHYDKSDVTLRDRLIEAGILIDTGEDGLYGRSAIFEDIVERLNQAITLLGADQHAEVLRFPPAMRRRDFEDSEYLKSFPNLAGTIHSFQGSDRGHHRLLEALEKIVHIGEEEERSDEWMDQQKPTRLVLTPAACYPIYPLVAKRGNLAKDGATFDAFSYCFRHEPSIDPGRMQMFRMREYIRVGSPEQVMAFRQKWIERGSLLVNLLQLPFEIDLANDPFFGRGGKIVADSQRAQQLKFELLVPVATPDRPTACLSFNYHMEHFGELWNIRQADDAVAHTACVGFGMERTTLALFRHHGLDVKTWPAAVRELLWGDAAPIIANGLANMGQEA, encoded by the coding sequence ATGAACATGCCGACGGAACAAGCCGCGCTCGTGCCGGCTGAAGCAACCGCGCAAACACAATCGAACGCGACGCAAACACACTACGACAAGTCGGACGTCACGTTGCGGGACCGTCTGATCGAAGCGGGCATCCTCATCGATACCGGCGAAGACGGACTCTATGGCCGCAGTGCGATCTTCGAAGATATCGTCGAACGACTGAATCAGGCCATTACGTTGCTGGGCGCTGACCAGCACGCGGAAGTGCTGCGCTTTCCGCCCGCGATGCGTCGCCGCGACTTCGAAGATAGTGAGTACCTGAAGAGTTTCCCGAATCTCGCCGGTACGATTCATTCTTTCCAGGGCAGCGATCGCGGGCATCATCGCCTGCTGGAAGCGCTCGAAAAGATCGTTCATATCGGCGAAGAGGAAGAACGCTCCGACGAATGGATGGACCAGCAGAAGCCCACGCGCCTCGTGCTCACTCCGGCCGCGTGCTATCCGATCTATCCGCTCGTCGCCAAACGCGGAAACCTCGCGAAGGACGGCGCGACATTCGACGCATTCTCCTACTGCTTCCGTCATGAGCCGTCCATCGATCCGGGCCGGATGCAGATGTTCCGCATGCGTGAATACATTCGCGTAGGCAGTCCGGAACAGGTCATGGCATTCCGCCAGAAATGGATCGAACGCGGCTCGCTGCTCGTGAATCTCCTGCAGTTGCCGTTTGAAATCGATCTCGCCAACGATCCCTTCTTCGGGCGCGGCGGCAAGATCGTTGCGGATAGCCAGCGCGCGCAGCAATTGAAATTCGAACTGCTCGTTCCGGTCGCGACACCCGACCGTCCGACCGCATGCCTGTCGTTCAACTATCACATGGAACACTTCGGCGAGTTGTGGAACATTCGCCAGGCAGATGACGCCGTCGCGCATACGGCATGCGTTGGCTTCGGGATGGAACGCACGACGCTGGCCCTGTTCCGCCATCACGGTCTCGATGTCAAGACGTGGCCTGCGGCCGTGCGTGAGTTGCTTTGGGGCGATGCAGCGCCGATCATCGCGAATGGCCTGGCTAACATGGGCCAAGAGGCATGA